One Streptomyces sp. CNQ-509 DNA window includes the following coding sequences:
- a CDS encoding pirin family protein translates to MSNLDMKPPVAACGGRADVTAEPVCEVLEARHMPLGESTVVRRLLPNLGRRMVGAWCFVDHYGPDDIAGEPGMQVPPHPHTGLQTVSWLHDGEVLHRDSLGSLQTVRPRELGLMTAGRAIAHSEESPRDHSRMLHGAQLWVALPDAHRATAPAFEHHAELPHVAGGGLSATVILGELAGASSPGTTYTPIVGADVTLTAGTEARLPVEPDYEYAALTMSGEAEVDGLRLAPESMVYLGCGRTELPLRADVDSSLMLLGGEPFAERLVMWWNFVGRHHDEIDRARAEWMSGTGFGEVHGYEGPRLEAPPLPPTPLKPR, encoded by the coding sequence ATGAGCAATCTGGACATGAAGCCCCCGGTCGCCGCCTGCGGCGGGCGGGCGGATGTGACGGCGGAGCCGGTGTGCGAGGTGCTGGAGGCGCGCCACATGCCGCTGGGCGAGAGCACGGTGGTGCGGCGGCTGCTGCCGAACCTCGGCCGGCGGATGGTCGGCGCCTGGTGCTTCGTCGACCACTACGGCCCCGACGACATCGCGGGCGAGCCCGGGATGCAGGTACCGCCGCATCCGCACACCGGGCTGCAGACCGTGAGCTGGCTGCACGACGGCGAGGTCCTGCACCGCGACAGCCTGGGCAGCCTGCAGACGGTGCGGCCGCGGGAGCTGGGGCTGATGACGGCGGGGCGGGCCATCGCCCACTCGGAGGAGTCGCCGCGCGACCACTCGCGGATGCTGCACGGCGCGCAACTGTGGGTGGCGCTCCCCGACGCCCACCGGGCCACCGCACCCGCCTTCGAGCACCACGCGGAGCTGCCGCACGTGGCCGGCGGCGGCCTGTCGGCGACGGTGATCCTCGGCGAGCTGGCCGGCGCGTCGTCCCCGGGGACGACGTACACGCCGATCGTCGGTGCGGACGTCACCCTGACGGCGGGCACGGAGGCGCGGCTGCCGGTCGAGCCCGACTACGAGTACGCGGCGCTGACGATGTCCGGCGAGGCGGAGGTCGATGGGCTGCGACTCGCCCCGGAGTCCATGGTCTACCTGGGCTGCGGCCGTACGGAGCTGCCGCTGCGGGCCGACGTGGACAGCTCGCTGATGCTGCTGGGCGGCGAGCCGTTCGCGGAGCGGCTCGTGATGTGGTGGAACTTCGTGGGCCGCCACCACGACGAGATCGACCGGGCCCGTGCGGAGTGGATGAGCGGCACCGGCTTCGGCGAGGTCCACGGCTACGAGGGCCCCCGGCTGGAGGCGCCGCCGCTGCCGCCGACCCCGCTCAAGCCGCGCTGA
- a CDS encoding helix-turn-helix domain-containing protein, giving the protein MGLEIEGRASDSPYVSYVWRSRSEGVDRMTAVASACWDLVFWESRAGFQAAVAGPESRTSTAPVPEEAAFFGITFALGTSLTHLPAPLLVDGGVDIPGATRRSFWLKGSHWPVPGPDDAEAFADRLVRAGVLARDPLVSDLMRGGTPDVSARTAQRRFQAATGFTHGAARQIERARHAAVLLREGTAADDVVHRLGYYDEPHLAHALSRFIGRTAGQLRNDPRPARPLALLYKT; this is encoded by the coding sequence ATGGGGCTGGAGATCGAGGGACGGGCGTCGGACTCACCGTACGTGTCATACGTCTGGCGCAGCCGCAGCGAGGGCGTCGACCGGATGACGGCGGTCGCGTCGGCCTGCTGGGACCTGGTGTTCTGGGAGTCGCGCGCCGGGTTCCAGGCCGCGGTGGCGGGCCCCGAGTCGCGGACGAGCACGGCGCCGGTGCCCGAGGAGGCGGCGTTCTTCGGCATCACCTTCGCGCTGGGCACCTCGCTGACGCATCTGCCGGCGCCCCTGCTCGTCGACGGCGGGGTGGACATACCCGGCGCGACGCGCAGGTCGTTCTGGCTGAAGGGCTCCCACTGGCCGGTGCCGGGGCCCGACGACGCCGAGGCGTTCGCGGACCGGCTGGTGCGCGCCGGCGTGCTCGCCCGCGACCCGCTCGTCAGCGACCTGATGCGCGGCGGCACGCCGGACGTCTCCGCGCGCACCGCGCAGCGGCGCTTCCAGGCCGCGACCGGGTTCACCCACGGCGCCGCCCGGCAGATAGAACGGGCGCGGCACGCCGCGGTGCTGCTCCGCGAGGGCACGGCGGCCGACGACGTGGTGCACCGCCTCGGCTACTACGACGAGCCCCATCTGGCCCACGCGCTCAGCCGCTTCATCGGCCGGACCGCGGGACAGTTGCGGAACGACCCGCGGCCCGCGCGGCCGCTGGCGCTTCTGTACAAGACCTGA
- a CDS encoding zinc-ribbon domain-containing protein: MIIFGTRTTAAQLAVINLLCGMCGNPAAHSLLKRVTKFTLFFIPLFPVSTKYFTQCTFCGASGQITKEQSEQFQLQVAPQPAPQQGTGNPFAQEPASQQQPQPGGRHPYSRDPHSS; encoded by the coding sequence GTGATCATCTTTGGTACCCGGACCACCGCGGCCCAGCTCGCCGTGATCAACCTCCTGTGCGGCATGTGCGGGAACCCGGCGGCACACAGCCTGCTCAAGCGGGTCACGAAGTTCACGCTGTTCTTCATCCCGCTGTTCCCCGTCTCGACGAAGTACTTCACCCAGTGCACGTTCTGTGGGGCGTCGGGCCAGATAACCAAGGAGCAGTCCGAGCAGTTCCAGTTGCAGGTTGCACCGCAGCCGGCGCCCCAGCAGGGCACCGGCAACCCGTTTGCCCAGGAGCCCGCGTCTCAGCAGCAGCCGCAGCCCGGTGGCCGGCACCCGTACAGCCGGGACCCCCACAGCTCCTGA
- a CDS encoding MFS transporter, whose translation MTHSHPPAGAPADLRLAQPAGRWLLTAVVIGSGITFLDATVVNVALPTIGDELGASLGGLQWTVNGYTLTLAALILLGGALGDRYGRRRIFIFGTVWFAVASLLCALAPNVGILIAARTLQGIGGALLTPGSLALIQASFAPEDRARAIGVWSGLAGIASALGPLLGGWLVEAASWRWVFAINVPLAAVVVAVAARHVPESRDETATGRFDWTGAALGALGLAGVTYALIAAPEKGVSALLLAASSAVGVASLAAFVCVQRRSSHPMLPTGTFGSRQFTAANLVTFVVYAALGGVTFFLVLDLQIAAGYSPIAAGSALLPVTLIMLALSERSGKLSERIGPRIPMTVGPAICAGGLLLMLRIGGPGDNVSYVREVLPGVVLFGFGLATTVAPLTATVLGAVEDRHSGIASGANNAVARAAGLLAVAALPLAAGLSGNDYRNPGAFGDGFRVALLICAALLAGGAVLSWLTIRSPKKPAVPAEPPCHVHCAVAGPPLQSLIEDPPATDPEEPERP comes from the coding sequence ATGACGCACTCCCACCCGCCGGCCGGTGCACCCGCGGATCTGCGGCTCGCCCAGCCGGCCGGGCGCTGGCTGCTGACCGCGGTGGTGATCGGCTCGGGCATCACCTTCCTCGACGCCACCGTCGTCAACGTCGCGCTGCCCACCATCGGCGACGAACTCGGCGCCTCCCTCGGCGGTCTGCAGTGGACCGTCAACGGCTACACCCTCACCCTCGCCGCGCTCATCCTCCTCGGCGGCGCCCTCGGCGACCGCTACGGCCGCCGCCGGATCTTCATCTTCGGCACCGTGTGGTTCGCGGTGGCCTCGCTGCTCTGCGCGCTGGCGCCCAACGTCGGCATCCTCATCGCCGCCCGCACCCTCCAGGGCATCGGCGGCGCGCTGCTGACGCCCGGCTCCCTCGCCCTCATCCAGGCTTCCTTCGCCCCCGAGGACCGGGCCCGCGCGATCGGCGTCTGGTCGGGGCTCGCCGGCATCGCGAGCGCCCTCGGCCCGCTGCTCGGCGGCTGGCTGGTGGAGGCGGCGAGCTGGCGGTGGGTGTTCGCCATCAACGTGCCGCTGGCCGCCGTCGTCGTGGCCGTCGCCGCCCGGCACGTACCCGAGAGCCGCGACGAGACGGCCACGGGACGCTTCGACTGGACCGGCGCCGCGCTCGGCGCGCTCGGCCTGGCGGGCGTGACGTACGCCCTGATCGCCGCGCCCGAGAAGGGCGTCTCGGCGCTGCTGCTGGCCGCGAGCAGCGCCGTGGGGGTGGCGAGCCTCGCGGCGTTCGTGTGCGTCCAGCGGCGCAGCAGCCACCCGATGCTGCCCACCGGGACCTTCGGCTCCCGCCAGTTCACCGCGGCGAACCTGGTCACGTTCGTCGTCTACGCCGCCCTCGGCGGGGTGACCTTCTTCCTCGTGCTGGACCTGCAGATCGCCGCCGGCTACTCGCCGATCGCCGCGGGCTCCGCGCTGCTGCCGGTGACGCTCATCATGCTGGCGCTCTCGGAGCGGTCGGGAAAGCTGTCGGAGCGCATCGGGCCGCGCATCCCGATGACGGTCGGCCCGGCGATCTGCGCCGGCGGGCTGCTGCTGATGCTGCGCATCGGCGGCCCCGGCGACAACGTGTCGTACGTACGCGAGGTGCTGCCCGGCGTGGTGCTCTTCGGCTTCGGCCTGGCGACGACGGTCGCGCCGCTCACCGCCACCGTCCTCGGCGCGGTGGAGGACAGGCACTCCGGCATCGCCTCCGGCGCCAACAACGCGGTGGCCCGCGCCGCGGGCCTGCTCGCCGTCGCCGCGCTGCCGCTCGCCGCCGGGCTCTCCGGCAACGACTACCGCAACCCCGGGGCGTTCGGCGACGGCTTCCGCGTCGCGCTGCTCATCTGCGCCGCGCTGCTCGCGGGCGGGGCCGTGCTGTCGTGGCTGACGATCCGCTCGCCGAAGAAGCCGGCGGTACCGGCGGAACCGCCGTGCCACGTGCACTGCGCGGTGGCGGGCCCGCCGCTGCAGTCCCTGATCGAGGACCCGCCCGCCACCGACCCCGAGGAGCCGGAACGCCCTTAG
- a CDS encoding RICIN domain-containing protein, producing MPPPLNRRHFLHASAAGAGALALGATALPAHAYGPAAGRAAGTPYAAAAFGKLPLGSVTARGWLAGQLGTLLGGLFGRYDRISHFLDHDGSGWVHPDRAGWEEVTYWLRGYVSLAALTGDSAAQATARRWIDAILATGQPDGFFGPTRLRTALNGGPDFWPYLPLLQALRSHEEFTGDERIVPFVLPFLRYMNAQGKGAFDSSWVSKRWGDGIDIAYWLHARTGEDFLLELTDKMHRWGGNWVDNFPDLHNVNVAQGFREPAQYALRAGDAALTRATYRGYERILAEYGQFPGGGFAGDENARPGFGDPRQGFETCGIVEFMASHELLTRITGDALWADRCEELAFNLLPAATDPAGRGVHYATSANSIDLDDVRKNDGQFQNGFAMQSFQPGVDQYRCCPHNYGMGWPYFTEELWLSTPDGGLAAAMYAPCEVRTRVRGTEVTITEETDYPFTEIVTLRIGAARKVPFTLRLRVPGWCDAPEVTVNGRPVTAAPGPGFAPVKRTWARGDTVVLRLPQRTSVRVWDANGGAVSVDRGPLTYALRIGESYERIGGSDDFPHFAVHATTPWNYALAPDAPAGLAFHRDDGPLTGDPFTHEHTPVRITAPARRLPEWVADRQRVVAPLQQSPARSTETPEAVTLIPMGAARLRITAFPTADPDGTPWTPEPPHHRVENKHSGKVLAVDRMSLSDGARVHQFDNSGTSDHSWQLLERGDGLLVIRNGHSGKVLAVDGGSTANSAPVVQYEDDGAPDHLWRIVPDADGWFRIRNEHSGKVLGVDGMSASNSAQVVQYDDNGTADHLWRLAAAPA from the coding sequence ATGCCTCCTCCGCTGAACCGCCGCCACTTCCTGCACGCCTCCGCCGCCGGGGCCGGCGCGCTCGCCCTCGGCGCCACCGCCCTCCCGGCCCACGCGTACGGGCCGGCCGCCGGCAGGGCCGCCGGCACCCCGTACGCGGCCGCCGCCTTCGGCAAGCTGCCCCTCGGCAGCGTCACCGCGCGCGGCTGGCTCGCCGGGCAGCTCGGCACCCTCCTCGGCGGGCTCTTCGGCCGCTACGACCGGATCTCCCACTTCCTCGACCACGACGGCTCCGGCTGGGTGCACCCCGACCGCGCCGGCTGGGAGGAGGTCACGTACTGGCTGCGCGGCTACGTCTCGCTCGCCGCGCTCACCGGCGACTCCGCCGCGCAGGCCACCGCCCGCCGCTGGATCGACGCCATCCTCGCCACCGGACAGCCCGACGGCTTCTTCGGCCCCACCCGGCTGCGCACCGCACTCAACGGCGGCCCCGACTTCTGGCCGTACCTGCCGCTGCTCCAGGCGCTGCGGAGCCACGAGGAGTTCACCGGCGACGAGCGGATCGTGCCCTTCGTGCTGCCCTTCCTGCGGTACATGAACGCGCAGGGCAAGGGCGCGTTCGACTCCAGCTGGGTGTCCAAGCGGTGGGGCGACGGCATCGACATCGCGTACTGGCTGCACGCCCGCACCGGCGAGGACTTCCTGCTGGAGCTGACGGACAAGATGCACCGGTGGGGCGGGAACTGGGTGGACAACTTCCCCGACCTGCACAACGTCAACGTCGCCCAGGGCTTCCGGGAGCCCGCGCAGTACGCGCTGCGCGCCGGCGACGCCGCTCTCACCCGGGCGACGTACCGCGGCTACGAGCGGATCCTCGCGGAGTACGGGCAGTTCCCCGGCGGCGGCTTCGCCGGCGACGAGAACGCCAGGCCCGGCTTCGGCGACCCCCGGCAGGGCTTCGAGACCTGCGGCATCGTCGAGTTCATGGCCAGCCACGAGCTGCTGACCCGGATCACCGGCGACGCGCTGTGGGCCGACCGCTGCGAGGAGCTGGCGTTCAACCTGCTGCCCGCCGCCACCGACCCGGCTGGCCGCGGCGTCCACTACGCGACGAGCGCCAACTCGATCGACCTGGACGACGTGCGCAAGAACGACGGCCAGTTCCAGAACGGCTTCGCGATGCAGTCGTTCCAGCCGGGCGTCGACCAGTACCGCTGCTGCCCGCACAACTACGGCATGGGCTGGCCGTACTTCACCGAGGAGCTGTGGCTGAGCACGCCGGACGGCGGGCTCGCGGCGGCGATGTACGCGCCGTGCGAGGTGCGCACCCGGGTGCGCGGCACCGAGGTGACGATCACCGAGGAGACCGACTACCCGTTCACCGAGATCGTCACCCTGCGGATCGGCGCCGCCCGCAAGGTGCCCTTCACACTGCGGCTGCGCGTGCCCGGCTGGTGCGACGCACCGGAGGTGACGGTCAACGGGCGGCCGGTGACGGCGGCTCCGGGGCCGGGCTTCGCCCCGGTGAAGCGGACCTGGGCGCGCGGCGACACCGTCGTGCTGCGGCTGCCGCAGCGCACCTCGGTGCGGGTGTGGGACGCCAACGGCGGCGCGGTGAGCGTCGACCGGGGGCCGCTGACGTACGCGCTGCGCATCGGCGAATCGTACGAGCGCATCGGCGGCAGCGACGACTTCCCGCACTTCGCCGTGCACGCCACCACCCCGTGGAACTACGCCCTGGCCCCCGACGCCCCGGCGGGCCTCGCGTTCCACCGCGACGACGGGCCGCTGACCGGCGACCCGTTCACCCACGAGCACACCCCGGTGCGCATCACCGCACCCGCGCGCCGGCTGCCGGAGTGGGTGGCCGACCGGCAGCGCGTCGTCGCGCCGCTGCAGCAGAGCCCGGCCCGCAGTACGGAGACGCCGGAGGCGGTGACGCTGATCCCGATGGGCGCGGCCCGGCTGCGGATCACGGCGTTCCCGACGGCGGACCCGGACGGCACGCCGTGGACCCCGGAGCCCCCGCACCACCGGGTGGAGAACAAGCACAGCGGCAAGGTGCTCGCCGTCGACCGGATGTCGCTGTCGGACGGCGCGCGGGTCCACCAGTTCGACAACTCGGGCACGTCCGACCACTCCTGGCAGTTGCTGGAGCGGGGCGACGGGCTGCTGGTGATCCGCAACGGCCACAGCGGCAAGGTGCTCGCCGTCGACGGCGGCTCGACGGCGAACAGCGCGCCCGTCGTGCAGTACGAGGACGACGGCGCCCCTGACCACCTGTGGCGGATCGTGCCCGACGCGGACGGCTGGTTCCGCATCCGCAACGAGCACAGCGGCAAGGTGCTCGGCGTGGACGGCATGTCGGCGTCGAACAGCGCGCAGGTGGTGCAGTACGACGACAACGGCACCGCGGACCACCTGTGGCGACTGGCCGCGGCCCCGGCCTGA
- a CDS encoding discoidin domain-containing protein codes for MRKHRSRHRPTVAALATGLLLFGLPALPALPAVAATGSDAAAGRPAAASSAAPRHAAAEVTDGDQDTYWQSRGTGAQWVQTDLRRRARVDEVVLRLPADASARKQTLAVQGSADGTTFHTLSAEDTRAFRPAADNTVTVRFPASLTRYVRVQFAGTTAERPARLAELTVHTAADGAADLAAGRPLLASSHTGDRTADRAGDGDRDSFWQSGKSKREQWLRTDLGATVGIDRAVLKLPEGGAARVQNLKLQGSTDGREFTDLTAARDIAFGSSGGHSATLSFDTAVTRHVRVVFTAGTGSARLAELEVYGPAEGDTRPPGTPRDLTRTALPDGRVQLDWRPPAGGADDLDGYDVYADGRLRTGVGADVTTYVDTPAPGDSVTYRVRARDTAGNQSPDSAKVAVRARPSATATAEPAAPDPGTAAATAAAADPDLAGGKPITASSHVHNFVATNANDGNRGTYWEGAGGAYPGTLTVELGANADVSAVVVQLNPDPVWGPRTQTFSVLGREQDATSFTTLKAGAQYAFDPATGNSVTVPVTGRVADLRLSFTANTGASAGQVGELQVLGTAAPNPDLEITGLTPTPASPDETQSVTLAATVHNAGGEPAAATGVDFLLGGEPAGTADVGTLAPGATRTVTANTGAHDAGEYALAAVVDPDDTVVEQDEANNEYTAPTPLRVSPVQSSDLVASVGWTPSSATGGERVDFSVTLKNQGTQASASGSHPITLTLRSASGGTVTTLNGAHNGTIAAGATTAPVGLGRWTAANGSYTVEVTVAADANEVPVKRENNTSTESLFVGRGADMPYDTYEAEDGAVAGGAQVVGPNRTIGDVAGEASGRRAVTLDQTGESVEFTTKSSTNTLVTRFSIPDAPGGGGIDATLNVYVDGTFHKAISLTSTYAWLYGAEAAPGNSPGAGPARHIYDEANLMLDRTVPAGSKIRLQKDAANTTSYAIDFVSLEQVAPKANPDPAAYTVPAGVTHQDVQNALDRVRMDTTGQLKGVYLPPGEYQTSSKFQVYGKPVQVVGAGPWYTRFHAPAGQQNTDVGFRAEQAAAGSSFRGFAYFGNYTSRIDGPGKVFDFQNVSDITIDDIWNEHMVCLYWGANTDDITIGNSRIRNSFADAINMTNGSTGAHVVNNESRATGDDSFALFSAIDAGGSDMHSNVYENLTSLLTWRAAGIAVYGGYNNTFRNIRIADTLVYSGVTVSSLDFGYPMNGFGTQPTTLENITIERCGGHFWGAQTFPGIWLFSASKVFQGIRINNVDITDPTYSGIMFQTNYVGGQPQFPIKDTILTDITVSGARKSGDALDAKSGFGLWANEMPEAGQGPAVGQVTFRNLTLRNNAQDVKNTTSTFTIDIQP; via the coding sequence ATGAGAAAGCACCGCTCGAGACATCGGCCCACCGTCGCCGCCCTCGCCACCGGACTGCTCCTGTTCGGCCTGCCCGCCCTCCCCGCCCTCCCCGCCGTCGCCGCGACCGGCTCCGACGCCGCAGCCGGCCGCCCCGCCGCCGCGAGCAGCGCCGCCCCGCGGCACGCCGCCGCGGAGGTCACCGACGGCGACCAGGACACGTACTGGCAGAGCCGGGGCACCGGCGCGCAGTGGGTGCAGACAGACCTCCGTCGGCGGGCGCGCGTAGACGAGGTCGTGCTGCGACTGCCCGCCGACGCCTCCGCGCGCAAGCAGACGCTCGCCGTGCAGGGCAGCGCCGACGGCACCACCTTCCACACCCTCTCCGCCGAGGACACCCGGGCCTTCCGCCCCGCCGCGGACAACACCGTGACCGTGCGCTTCCCCGCCTCCCTCACCCGCTACGTGCGCGTGCAGTTCGCCGGCACCACCGCGGAACGCCCCGCCCGCCTCGCCGAACTCACCGTGCACACCGCCGCGGACGGCGCCGCCGACCTCGCCGCGGGCCGCCCCCTCCTGGCCAGCAGCCACACCGGCGACCGGACCGCCGACCGGGCCGGCGACGGCGACCGCGACAGCTTCTGGCAGAGCGGGAAGAGCAAGCGCGAGCAGTGGCTGCGGACCGACCTGGGCGCCACCGTCGGCATCGACCGCGCCGTGCTGAAGCTCCCCGAGGGCGGCGCCGCCCGGGTGCAGAACCTCAAGCTGCAGGGCAGCACGGACGGCCGGGAGTTCACCGACCTGACCGCCGCCCGCGACATCGCCTTCGGCTCCTCCGGCGGCCACAGCGCGACCCTCTCCTTCGACACCGCCGTCACCCGCCACGTACGCGTCGTCTTCACCGCCGGCACCGGCAGCGCCCGGCTGGCCGAGCTGGAGGTCTACGGTCCGGCCGAGGGCGACACCCGGCCGCCCGGCACCCCCCGCGACCTCACCCGCACCGCGCTGCCCGACGGCCGCGTCCAGCTCGACTGGCGGCCCCCGGCCGGCGGCGCGGACGACCTCGACGGCTACGACGTCTACGCCGACGGCCGGCTGCGCACCGGCGTCGGCGCCGACGTGACGACGTACGTCGACACCCCGGCGCCCGGCGATTCCGTCACGTACCGCGTACGTGCCCGGGACACCGCCGGCAACCAGTCGCCCGACAGCGCCAAGGTGGCCGTCCGGGCCCGCCCGTCCGCCACCGCCACCGCCGAGCCCGCCGCACCGGACCCCGGCACCGCCGCCGCGACCGCGGCCGCCGCCGATCCCGACCTGGCCGGGGGCAAGCCGATCACCGCCTCCTCCCACGTGCACAACTTCGTCGCGACCAACGCCAACGACGGCAACCGGGGCACCTACTGGGAAGGCGCCGGCGGGGCCTACCCGGGCACCCTCACCGTCGAACTCGGCGCCAACGCCGACGTCAGCGCCGTCGTCGTCCAGCTCAATCCCGACCCCGTCTGGGGCCCGCGCACCCAGACCTTCTCGGTCCTCGGCCGGGAGCAGGACGCCACCTCGTTCACCACCCTCAAGGCCGGCGCCCAGTACGCCTTCGACCCCGCCACCGGCAACAGCGTCACCGTCCCCGTGACCGGCCGCGTCGCCGACCTGCGGCTGTCGTTCACCGCCAACACCGGCGCCTCGGCGGGCCAGGTCGGCGAACTCCAGGTCCTCGGCACCGCCGCGCCCAACCCCGACCTGGAGATCACCGGCCTCACCCCCACCCCCGCGAGCCCCGACGAGACCCAGTCCGTCACCCTCGCCGCGACCGTGCACAACGCCGGCGGAGAGCCCGCGGCGGCCACCGGCGTCGACTTCCTGCTCGGCGGCGAGCCGGCGGGCACCGCCGACGTCGGCACGCTGGCCCCGGGCGCCACGCGGACCGTGACCGCGAACACCGGGGCGCACGACGCCGGCGAGTACGCACTCGCCGCCGTCGTCGACCCCGACGACACCGTCGTCGAACAGGACGAGGCGAACAACGAGTACACCGCTCCCACCCCGCTCCGCGTCTCGCCCGTGCAGAGCAGCGACCTCGTCGCCTCCGTGGGCTGGACGCCCAGCTCCGCGACCGGCGGGGAGAGGGTCGACTTCTCGGTCACGCTGAAGAACCAGGGCACCCAGGCGTCGGCGAGCGGCAGCCACCCGATCACCCTCACGCTGCGCAGCGCCTCCGGCGGCACGGTCACGACGCTGAACGGCGCCCACAACGGCACCATCGCCGCCGGTGCCACCACCGCCCCGGTCGGCCTGGGCAGGTGGACCGCGGCCAACGGCTCGTACACCGTCGAGGTGACGGTCGCCGCCGACGCCAACGAGGTGCCGGTCAAGCGCGAGAACAACACCAGCACCGAGTCGCTCTTCGTCGGCCGCGGCGCCGACATGCCGTACGACACGTACGAGGCCGAGGACGGCGCCGTCGCCGGCGGCGCGCAGGTCGTCGGCCCGAACCGCACCATCGGCGACGTCGCGGGCGAGGCGTCCGGGCGGCGCGCGGTGACCCTCGACCAGACCGGAGAGTCGGTCGAGTTCACCACCAAATCGAGCACGAACACCCTGGTCACCCGGTTCTCCATCCCCGACGCTCCGGGCGGCGGCGGCATCGACGCCACCCTGAACGTCTACGTCGACGGCACCTTCCACAAGGCCATCAGCCTCACCTCGACGTACGCCTGGCTGTACGGGGCCGAAGCCGCCCCGGGCAACAGCCCCGGCGCCGGGCCCGCGCGGCACATCTACGACGAGGCGAACCTGATGCTGGACAGGACCGTGCCCGCCGGCAGCAAGATCCGGCTGCAGAAGGACGCGGCCAACACCACCAGCTACGCGATCGACTTCGTCAGCCTGGAGCAGGTCGCGCCGAAGGCCAACCCGGACCCGGCCGCGTACACCGTGCCCGCCGGGGTCACCCACCAGGACGTGCAGAACGCCCTGGACCGCGTGCGCATGGACACCACGGGACAGCTCAAGGGCGTCTACCTGCCGCCCGGCGAGTACCAGACGTCGAGCAAGTTCCAGGTGTACGGCAAGCCGGTGCAGGTCGTCGGTGCCGGACCCTGGTACACCCGCTTCCACGCGCCCGCGGGCCAGCAGAACACCGACGTCGGCTTCCGCGCCGAGCAGGCGGCGGCGGGGTCCTCCTTCCGCGGCTTCGCCTACTTCGGCAACTACACCAGCCGTATCGACGGCCCCGGCAAGGTCTTCGACTTCCAGAACGTCTCGGACATCACGATCGACGACATCTGGAACGAGCACATGGTGTGCCTCTACTGGGGCGCGAACACCGACGACATCACCATCGGGAACTCCCGCATCCGCAACTCCTTCGCGGACGCGATCAACATGACGAACGGCAGCACCGGCGCCCACGTCGTCAACAACGAGTCCCGCGCCACCGGCGACGACAGCTTCGCGCTCTTCTCCGCGATCGACGCGGGCGGCTCCGACATGCACAGCAACGTCTACGAGAACCTGACCTCGCTGCTCACCTGGCGGGCCGCGGGCATCGCCGTCTACGGCGGCTACAACAACACCTTCCGCAACATCCGCATCGCCGACACCCTCGTCTACTCCGGAGTCACCGTCAGCTCGCTGGACTTCGGCTATCCGATGAACGGCTTCGGCACCCAGCCGACGACCCTGGAGAACATCACCATCGAGCGGTGCGGCGGGCACTTCTGGGGCGCGCAGACCTTCCCCGGCATCTGGCTCTTCTCCGCCTCGAAGGTCTTCCAGGGCATCAGGATCAACAACGTCGACATCACCGACCCGACGTACTCCGGGATCATGTTCCAGACCAACTACGTGGGAGGCCAGCCGCAGTTCCCGATCAAGGACACCATCCTCACCGACATCACCGTCTCGGGCGCCCGCAAGAGCGGTGACGCCCTCGACGCCAAGTCCGGCTTCGGCCTGTGGGCGAACGAGATGCCCGAGGCGGGGCAGGGCCCGGCCGTCGGTCAGGTCACGTTCCGCAACCTGACCCTGAGGAACAACGCGCAGGACGTCAAGAACACCACGTCCACCTTCACCATCGACATCCAGCCCTGA
- a CDS encoding dihydrofolate reductase family protein: MRKIVASLFISLDGVVEAPDQWHMSYFDDEMGEAVGGLMSDTMLYGRKTYESFAEAWPQREGTDDEDAGFAKILGDARKIVVSRGEVDLSWRNSEKLQGDLVTGVTALKKEPGGNVSIGGSVSVIRELLAHGLLDELHLLVHPVAVRQGERLFDEGGTRIPLKLLDSRAFASGVLHLVYGPAD, encoded by the coding sequence GTGAGAAAGATCGTTGCCAGCCTGTTCATCTCCCTCGACGGCGTCGTGGAGGCGCCCGACCAGTGGCACATGTCCTACTTCGACGACGAGATGGGCGAGGCGGTCGGCGGGCTGATGTCCGACACCATGCTCTACGGCCGCAAGACCTACGAGAGCTTCGCGGAGGCGTGGCCGCAGCGGGAGGGGACCGACGACGAGGACGCCGGGTTCGCGAAGATCCTCGGCGACGCCCGCAAGATCGTCGTCAGCCGCGGCGAGGTCGACCTGAGCTGGCGCAACTCCGAGAAGCTCCAGGGCGACCTGGTCACCGGCGTGACCGCGCTCAAGAAGGAGCCCGGCGGGAACGTCTCCATCGGCGGCTCGGTCTCCGTGATCCGCGAACTGCTCGCGCACGGCCTGCTGGACGAACTGCACCTGCTGGTCCACCCCGTGGCGGTGCGCCAGGGCGAGCGGCTCTTCGACGAGGGCGGCACCAGGATCCCCCTGAAGCTGCTCGACTCCAGGGCGTTCGCCTCCGGCGTGCTGCACCTGGTCTACGGACCGGCCGACTAG